A region of Columba livia isolate bColLiv1 breed racing homer unplaced genomic scaffold, bColLiv1.pat.W.v2 Scaffold_82, whole genome shotgun sequence DNA encodes the following proteins:
- the LOC102097235 gene encoding polyhomeotic-like protein 1 isoform X1, with protein METESEQNSSSTSGSSSSGGSTRPQISQMSLYERQAVQALQALQRQPNAAQYFHQFMLQQQLNSAQLHSLAAVQQATIAASRQASSPNTSTPQQTTTTQPSINLATTSAAQLISRSQSVSSPSATTLTQSVLLGNATSPPLNQSQAQMYLRPQLGNLLQVNRTLGRNVPLASQLILMPNGAVAAVQQEVPPTQSPGVHADTDQVQNLAVRSQQTSATNAQLQGSAQKAALPGSSQASGLPQATSTGQTLAVAQASSGSAGQSLNLSQGAAGSNGVSGGVVASSGSQTSTGLSQTSSAGTAGSCQRKGTGVVQPLPVAAAQAATVSQGSQTETENAATKKGEMDSSGQQTVGMNLTRTATPAPSQTLISSATYTQIQPHSLIQQQQQIHLQKQVVIQQQIAIHHQQQFQHRQSQLLHTATHLQLAQQQQQQQAPSLTQQQQQTQPLQQQAPPQNQQQAQTLVVQPMLQSQPQPVQLQQDSPCQPATKSPVPIQSKSLVTPIKPPQLGPAKMSAAQQPPPHIPVQVVGTRQQGSGQAQALGLAQIAAAVPTSRGMPAVVQPVSQAHAAPPSSSSSSASSQEAPPLTTGLNLAQVQGTAHMVKSPASSPVVAQMPAAFYMQSVQLPGKSQTLAVKRKAESEEEKEESPSVTALLPVRSSPVTDSPKNMEDKSGLGDKSDPAATAIPNTTSSEGTSITPTSAPTPNLAMVSRHIGDSKPPQAIVKPQILTHIIEGFVIQEGAEPFPVGCSQLLKESEKQLQGEAPSGQSENLSSNSLEGDSASGELDKKANLLKCEYCGKYAPATQFRGSKRFCSMTCAKRYNVSCSHQFRLQRKKMKEFQEANYARVRRRGSRRSSSEIARTKIQGKRHRGQEDSSRGSDNSSYDEALSPTSPGPLSVRASHGERDLANSSMAPPTPDLHGINPVFLSSNPSRWSVEEVYEFIASLQGCQEIAEEFRSQEIDGQALLLLKEEHLMSAMNIKLGPALKICAKINVLKET; from the exons ATGGAGACCGAAAGTGAGCAGAACTCCAGCTCCACCAGTGGgagctccagctctggaggaaGCACCCGTCCTCAGATATCACAGATGTCTCTCTATGAGCGACAGGCAGTGCAG GCCCTGCAGGCACTCCAGAGACAGCCCAATGCAGCCCAGTACTTTCATCAATTtatgctccagcagcagcttaaCAGTGCCCAGCTTCACAGCCTGGCTGCTGTCCAGCAG GCTACAATTGCAGCCAGTAGACAGGCCAGCTCCCCCAACACCAGCACCCCACAACAGACCACCACCACCCAGCCCTCA aTCAACCTAGCCACCACATCAGCTGCTCAGTTGATCAGTCGGTCACAGAGTGTGAGTTCCCCCAGTGCCACAACCCTGACGCAGTCTGTGCTCCTTGGGAATGCCACCTCACCACCTCTCAACCAGTCGCAGGCCCAGATGTATCTCCGG CCACAGCTGGGGAACCTGTTGCAGGTAAACCGGACCTTGGGCCGCAATGTGCCTCTTGCCTCCCAACTCATCCTGATGCCCAACGGGGCTGTGGCCGCTGTCCAGCAGGAGGTACCACCCACTCAGTCTCCTGGGGTCCATGCAGACACAGACCAG GTGCAGAACttggctgtgaggagccagcagACCTCAGCCACTAATGCCCAGCTCCAAGGCTCTGCTCAgaaggcagctctgccaggaaGCTCCCAGGCTTCGGGCTTACCACAGGCCACCAGCACGGGCCAGACCTTGGCAGTGGCTCAGGCCTCCTCTGGCAGCGCAGGCCAGTCCCTCAACTTGAGCCaaggggctgctggcagcaatGGTGTCTCTGGGGGTGTGGTGGCAAGCAGTGGGAGCCAGACCTCGACAGGATTGAGCCAGACCTCGTCGGCAGGCACTGCTGGCAGTTGCCAAAGGAAAGGCACAGGGGTGGTTCAGCCATTACCGGTAGCGGCTGCCCAGGCCGCGACTGTCAGCCAGGGAAGCCAGACGGAGACAGAGAATGCAGCCACAAAGAAGGGCGAAATGGACAGCAGCGGACAGCAAACAGTGGGTATGAACCTTACCAGGACTGCTACACCAGCGCCCAGCCAGACGTTGATCAGTTCAG CCACATATACACAGATCCAGCCACACTCACtgatccagcagcagcagcagatacACCTGCAGAAGCAGGTGGTGATCCAGCAGCAGATTGCCATTCATCACCAGCAGCAGTTCCAGCACCGCCAGTCCCAGCTTCTCCACACAGCCACCCATCTCCAGCTGGcccaacagcagcaacagcagcaagcaCCATCTCTGacccaacagcagcagcaaactcaacctctgcagcagcaggctccacctcaaaaccagcagcaggCTCAGACACTTGTGGTACAACCTATGTTGCAGTCCCAGCCACAGCCtgtgcagctccagcaggacagtcCTTGCCAGCCAGCCACCAAGTCACCTGTTCCAATTCAGTCAAAATCTCTGGTCACCCCTATCAAACCACCTCAGCTTGGGCCTGCCAAAatgtcagcagcacagcagcctccaCCACACATCCCAGTACAGGTGGTGGGTACTCGGCAGCAGGGCTCAGGCCAAGCCCAAGCACTTGGTTTGGCTCAGATTGCTGCAGCAGTGCCGACATCCCGGGGAATGCCAGCCGTGGTCCAGCCTGTTTCCCAAGCCCATGCTGCTCCcccatcatcatcttcatcttcagcaTCATCACAGGAAGCTCCTCCTCTCACCACAGGATTGAATTTGGCACAAGTTCAAGGCACAGCCCACATGGTGAAGAGCCCAGCCTCCTCTCCAGTCGTGGCTCAGATGCCAGCAGCATTCTACATGCAGTCTGTCCAGTTGCCA GGCAAGTCTCAGACCTTAGCAGTAAAGCGCAAGGCAGagtcagaggaggaaaaggaggagtcACCCAGTGTCACTGCACTCCTGCCTGTCAGGTCCTCTCCTGTAACAGACAGTCCCAAAAACATGGAGGACAAGAGTGGCCTTGGAG ATAAATCTGATCCTGCTGCCACTGCAATCCCAAATACCACCTCGAGTGAAGGAACATCAATCACCCCCACCTCTGCTCCCACCCCTAACCTGGCAATGGTGTCACGTCATATTGGAGACTCCAAACCCCCGCAAGCCATCGTCAAACCCCAGATACTCACACACATCATTGAAGGCTTTGTCAtccaggagggagcagagccctttCCG gtgggttgttctcagctgctgaaaGAATCTGAGAAACAGCTGCAGGGAGAGGCTCCTTCTGGCCAGAGTGAAAACCTGTCCAGTAATTCTCTGGAAGGGGATAGTGCTTCTGGGG AGCTTGATAAGAaggcaaacttgctgaagtgTGAATACTGTGGGAAGTATGCCCCAGCAACCCAGTTTCGTGGCTCCAAGAGGTTTTGTTCCATGACCTGTGCTAAAAG GTACAATGTAAGCTGCAGCCATCAGTTTCGGctgcagagaaagaagatgaaggaaTTCCAGGAAGCTAACTATGCCCGTGTGCGGCGACGGGGATCACGGCGCAGCAGCTCTGAAATTGCTCGAACAAAGATCCAGGGGAAGCGCCACAGG GGCCAGGAAGACTCAAGTCGAGGCTCTGATAACTCCAGCTATGATGAAGCTTTGTCCCCTACATCTCCAGGACCCCTGTCAGTAAGGGCCAGTCATGGAGAGAGGGACTTGGCAAACTCTAGTATGGCCCCACCTACCCCAGATCTACATGGCATCAACCCAGTCTTCCTGTCCAGCAATCCCAGTCGTTGGAGTGTGGAGGAAGTGTATGAGTTCATTGCATCACTGCAAG GGTGCCAGGAGATTGCGGAGGAGTTTCGGTCACAGGAAATTGACGGCCAGGCCCTGTTGCTTCTGAAGGAGGAACACCTCATGAGTGCCATGAACATCAAGCTGGGACCAGCTCTCAAGATCTGTGCCAAGATCAATGTCCTTAAGGAGACCTAA
- the LOC102097235 gene encoding polyhomeotic-like protein 1 isoform X2, producing the protein METESEQNSSSTSGSSSSGGSTRPQISQMSLYERQAVQALQALQRQPNAAQYFHQFMLQQQLNSAQLHSLAAVQQATIAASRQASSPNTSTPQQTTTTQPSINLATTSAAQLISRSQSVSSPSATTLTQSVLLGNATSPPLNQSQAQMYLRVQNLAVRSQQTSATNAQLQGSAQKAALPGSSQASGLPQATSTGQTLAVAQASSGSAGQSLNLSQGAAGSNGVSGGVVASSGSQTSTGLSQTSSAGTAGSCQRKGTGVVQPLPVAAAQAATVSQGSQTETENAATKKGEMDSSGQQTVGMNLTRTATPAPSQTLISSATYTQIQPHSLIQQQQQIHLQKQVVIQQQIAIHHQQQFQHRQSQLLHTATHLQLAQQQQQQQAPSLTQQQQQTQPLQQQAPPQNQQQAQTLVVQPMLQSQPQPVQLQQDSPCQPATKSPVPIQSKSLVTPIKPPQLGPAKMSAAQQPPPHIPVQVVGTRQQGSGQAQALGLAQIAAAVPTSRGMPAVVQPVSQAHAAPPSSSSSSASSQEAPPLTTGLNLAQVQGTAHMVKSPASSPVVAQMPAAFYMQSVQLPGKSQTLAVKRKAESEEEKEESPSVTALLPVRSSPVTDSPKNMEDKSGLGDKSDPAATAIPNTTSSEGTSITPTSAPTPNLAMVSRHIGDSKPPQAIVKPQILTHIIEGFVIQEGAEPFPVGCSQLLKESEKQLQGEAPSGQSENLSSNSLEGDSASGELDKKANLLKCEYCGKYAPATQFRGSKRFCSMTCAKRYNVSCSHQFRLQRKKMKEFQEANYARVRRRGSRRSSSEIARTKIQGKRHRGQEDSSRGSDNSSYDEALSPTSPGPLSVRASHGERDLANSSMAPPTPDLHGINPVFLSSNPSRWSVEEVYEFIASLQGCQEIAEEFRSQEIDGQALLLLKEEHLMSAMNIKLGPALKICAKINVLKET; encoded by the exons ATGGAGACCGAAAGTGAGCAGAACTCCAGCTCCACCAGTGGgagctccagctctggaggaaGCACCCGTCCTCAGATATCACAGATGTCTCTCTATGAGCGACAGGCAGTGCAG GCCCTGCAGGCACTCCAGAGACAGCCCAATGCAGCCCAGTACTTTCATCAATTtatgctccagcagcagcttaaCAGTGCCCAGCTTCACAGCCTGGCTGCTGTCCAGCAG GCTACAATTGCAGCCAGTAGACAGGCCAGCTCCCCCAACACCAGCACCCCACAACAGACCACCACCACCCAGCCCTCA aTCAACCTAGCCACCACATCAGCTGCTCAGTTGATCAGTCGGTCACAGAGTGTGAGTTCCCCCAGTGCCACAACCCTGACGCAGTCTGTGCTCCTTGGGAATGCCACCTCACCACCTCTCAACCAGTCGCAGGCCCAGATGTATCTCCGG GTGCAGAACttggctgtgaggagccagcagACCTCAGCCACTAATGCCCAGCTCCAAGGCTCTGCTCAgaaggcagctctgccaggaaGCTCCCAGGCTTCGGGCTTACCACAGGCCACCAGCACGGGCCAGACCTTGGCAGTGGCTCAGGCCTCCTCTGGCAGCGCAGGCCAGTCCCTCAACTTGAGCCaaggggctgctggcagcaatGGTGTCTCTGGGGGTGTGGTGGCAAGCAGTGGGAGCCAGACCTCGACAGGATTGAGCCAGACCTCGTCGGCAGGCACTGCTGGCAGTTGCCAAAGGAAAGGCACAGGGGTGGTTCAGCCATTACCGGTAGCGGCTGCCCAGGCCGCGACTGTCAGCCAGGGAAGCCAGACGGAGACAGAGAATGCAGCCACAAAGAAGGGCGAAATGGACAGCAGCGGACAGCAAACAGTGGGTATGAACCTTACCAGGACTGCTACACCAGCGCCCAGCCAGACGTTGATCAGTTCAG CCACATATACACAGATCCAGCCACACTCACtgatccagcagcagcagcagatacACCTGCAGAAGCAGGTGGTGATCCAGCAGCAGATTGCCATTCATCACCAGCAGCAGTTCCAGCACCGCCAGTCCCAGCTTCTCCACACAGCCACCCATCTCCAGCTGGcccaacagcagcaacagcagcaagcaCCATCTCTGacccaacagcagcagcaaactcaacctctgcagcagcaggctccacctcaaaaccagcagcaggCTCAGACACTTGTGGTACAACCTATGTTGCAGTCCCAGCCACAGCCtgtgcagctccagcaggacagtcCTTGCCAGCCAGCCACCAAGTCACCTGTTCCAATTCAGTCAAAATCTCTGGTCACCCCTATCAAACCACCTCAGCTTGGGCCTGCCAAAatgtcagcagcacagcagcctccaCCACACATCCCAGTACAGGTGGTGGGTACTCGGCAGCAGGGCTCAGGCCAAGCCCAAGCACTTGGTTTGGCTCAGATTGCTGCAGCAGTGCCGACATCCCGGGGAATGCCAGCCGTGGTCCAGCCTGTTTCCCAAGCCCATGCTGCTCCcccatcatcatcttcatcttcagcaTCATCACAGGAAGCTCCTCCTCTCACCACAGGATTGAATTTGGCACAAGTTCAAGGCACAGCCCACATGGTGAAGAGCCCAGCCTCCTCTCCAGTCGTGGCTCAGATGCCAGCAGCATTCTACATGCAGTCTGTCCAGTTGCCA GGCAAGTCTCAGACCTTAGCAGTAAAGCGCAAGGCAGagtcagaggaggaaaaggaggagtcACCCAGTGTCACTGCACTCCTGCCTGTCAGGTCCTCTCCTGTAACAGACAGTCCCAAAAACATGGAGGACAAGAGTGGCCTTGGAG ATAAATCTGATCCTGCTGCCACTGCAATCCCAAATACCACCTCGAGTGAAGGAACATCAATCACCCCCACCTCTGCTCCCACCCCTAACCTGGCAATGGTGTCACGTCATATTGGAGACTCCAAACCCCCGCAAGCCATCGTCAAACCCCAGATACTCACACACATCATTGAAGGCTTTGTCAtccaggagggagcagagccctttCCG gtgggttgttctcagctgctgaaaGAATCTGAGAAACAGCTGCAGGGAGAGGCTCCTTCTGGCCAGAGTGAAAACCTGTCCAGTAATTCTCTGGAAGGGGATAGTGCTTCTGGGG AGCTTGATAAGAaggcaaacttgctgaagtgTGAATACTGTGGGAAGTATGCCCCAGCAACCCAGTTTCGTGGCTCCAAGAGGTTTTGTTCCATGACCTGTGCTAAAAG GTACAATGTAAGCTGCAGCCATCAGTTTCGGctgcagagaaagaagatgaaggaaTTCCAGGAAGCTAACTATGCCCGTGTGCGGCGACGGGGATCACGGCGCAGCAGCTCTGAAATTGCTCGAACAAAGATCCAGGGGAAGCGCCACAGG GGCCAGGAAGACTCAAGTCGAGGCTCTGATAACTCCAGCTATGATGAAGCTTTGTCCCCTACATCTCCAGGACCCCTGTCAGTAAGGGCCAGTCATGGAGAGAGGGACTTGGCAAACTCTAGTATGGCCCCACCTACCCCAGATCTACATGGCATCAACCCAGTCTTCCTGTCCAGCAATCCCAGTCGTTGGAGTGTGGAGGAAGTGTATGAGTTCATTGCATCACTGCAAG GGTGCCAGGAGATTGCGGAGGAGTTTCGGTCACAGGAAATTGACGGCCAGGCCCTGTTGCTTCTGAAGGAGGAACACCTCATGAGTGCCATGAACATCAAGCTGGGACCAGCTCTCAAGATCTGTGCCAAGATCAATGTCCTTAAGGAGACCTAA